CATCCAGGAGGAAGAGAAGGTGATCTTCCCGTTCCTGAACAGGCATATCCCCAAACTGGAACCGGTTTTGAATTTTCTGAGAGGGGACCACAAGGAATTCCAGGAAAGCCTGATTTCCGTCGACGTTCTGTTAAAGAAGCTCAGGCAGGAAAAAAACGGCATCCGCCGGCGCGCCATTACAGAAAAGCTCTGGGAAAAAGGCATCTATCTGTATTGCCTGATCCGCAATCATATCAAGGCCGAAGACGAGAACGTTTACAAGGCCATCCAGTGCCAATTGCACCGTGACGAGCGGCGGAGGCTGGCCGAGGAGCTCAATCGCAGAAAATTCTTGAAAAAGGAAAGAGGGCGGTCATGAACCAGGAATTTACCTTGATGATCCAGGCGGCGTTTGCCGTCGGAATTGTCCACACGCTTTTGGGGCCCGATCATTACGTGCCGTTCATCGCCCTGGCGAAATCCCGGCGATGGACGCTGGCCAAAACGATCGGCGTGACGCTGTTGTGCGGACTGGCCCATATCGCCGGCGCCGTGGTTCTCGGGCTGGGGATTGTCGGCCTGGGGCTTTCCCTGCAGCGTTTCGGGGTGATCGAGTCTGTCCGGGGAGGGGTTGCCGCCTGGGCGCTCATGGCTTTCGGTGTTGCCTACATGGTTTGGGGCGCGCGCCGGGTTTTTCAAAAGAGAGAAGCTGAGGTTAAAATCGAAGACAGGGCCAACAGCCCTGTCTTTTGGTTTATGTTCTTGATCTTCCTTTTCGGGCCGTGCGAGCCGCTGATCCCGTTGATGACGCACCCGCTGTGCTGGTCTGAACCGGCGCGGCTGTTCATTATCGTCGGCGTCTTCGGACTCTCAACGCTGGCCGCGATGACGGTTGCCGTCACGGTCTCTGTCTGCGGGCTGAACGTGCTGGGGCTCGGCCGTGTCGCGCGGTTTTCCCATGTCCTGGCCGGCGGCGCGATCGTTCTTTGCGGGGCCGCGATCCGATTCC
This portion of the Candidatus Omnitrophota bacterium genome encodes:
- a CDS encoding hemerythrin domain-containing protein, producing MLKAEEIMKSIAKSHEDFLATNDRLYESVSDLHYGGKCSFEKSLRDIDAILKYFRGILGGHIQEEEKVIFPFLNRHIPKLEPVLNFLRGDHKEFQESLISVDVLLKKLRQEKNGIRRRAITEKLWEKGIYLYCLIRNHIKAEDENVYKAIQCQLHRDERRRLAEELNRRKFLKKERGRS